In Pseudoduganella albidiflava, a single window of DNA contains:
- the pcnB gene encoding polynucleotide adenylyltransferase PcnB — MIKKFIRKILGVKDAPNSSEPEILGPEQHGIDPKMVSSNAVRVTSTLQEAGFEAFVVGGAVRDLLLGVKPKDFDIATNATPEQVKKLFRRAFIIGRRFQIVHVMFGQDLLEVTTFRGSAIDNAPKDEHGRVLRDNTFGSQAEDAERRDFTINAMYYNPATQQVLDYHGGIRDIRAKLLRIIGQPETRYREDPVRMLRVVRFAAKLRFEIEPTTNAPIAVMAPLINNVPAARVFDEMLKLLMSGSALACLLQLRKAGLHHGLLPLLDVVLEQPLGFKFVTLALEATDKRIASGKTVSPGFLFASLLWHQVLEKWNAYQASGEFPIPALHIAADEVLESQTEKLALQRKIGSDMRDIWAMQPRFERRNGKNPYKLLEHVRFRAGYDFLLLRCASGEIEQELGDWWSAFYEADETVRAEMVTAISSGGAASKRKRAPRRGTRHEEGAEAVEASDDDGFDGDELHAEGEHEGDTAAAPKRRRRGPRRKRGEGGAPDTAPTTPTID, encoded by the coding sequence ATGATTAAGAAATTCATCCGCAAGATCCTGGGCGTCAAGGATGCCCCCAACAGCAGCGAACCTGAAATCCTGGGCCCGGAGCAGCACGGCATCGACCCGAAAATGGTGTCGTCGAATGCGGTCCGCGTCACTTCCACGCTGCAGGAAGCGGGCTTCGAGGCCTTCGTGGTGGGCGGCGCCGTGCGCGACCTGCTGCTGGGCGTGAAGCCCAAGGACTTCGACATCGCCACCAACGCCACGCCCGAGCAGGTCAAGAAGCTGTTCCGCCGCGCCTTCATCATCGGCCGCCGCTTCCAGATCGTGCACGTGATGTTCGGGCAGGACCTGCTGGAAGTGACCACCTTCCGCGGCAGCGCCATCGACAACGCGCCGAAGGATGAACACGGCCGCGTGCTGCGCGATAACACCTTCGGCAGCCAGGCCGAGGATGCGGAGCGCCGCGACTTCACCATCAACGCCATGTACTACAACCCGGCCACCCAGCAGGTGCTCGATTACCACGGCGGTATCCGCGATATCCGCGCCAAGCTGCTGCGCATCATCGGCCAGCCGGAAACGCGCTACCGGGAAGACCCGGTGCGCATGCTGCGCGTGGTGCGCTTCGCCGCCAAGCTGAGGTTCGAGATCGAGCCGACCACCAATGCGCCGATCGCCGTGATGGCGCCGCTGATCAACAACGTGCCGGCCGCCCGCGTGTTCGACGAGATGCTCAAGCTCCTGATGAGCGGCAGCGCCCTCGCCTGCCTGCTGCAGCTGCGCAAGGCCGGCCTGCACCATGGCCTGCTGCCGCTGCTGGACGTGGTGCTCGAGCAGCCGCTGGGCTTCAAGTTCGTGACGCTGGCGCTGGAAGCGACGGACAAGCGCATCGCCTCCGGCAAGACCGTGTCGCCGGGCTTCCTGTTCGCCTCGCTGCTGTGGCACCAGGTGCTGGAAAAGTGGAATGCCTACCAGGCTTCCGGCGAATTCCCGATCCCCGCGCTGCACATTGCCGCGGACGAAGTGCTGGAATCGCAGACCGAGAAGCTGGCGCTGCAGCGCAAGATCGGTTCCGACATGCGCGACATCTGGGCCATGCAGCCGCGCTTCGAGCGCCGCAACGGCAAGAACCCGTACAAGCTGCTGGAACACGTGCGCTTCCGCGCCGGCTACGATTTCCTGCTGCTGCGCTGCGCTTCCGGCGAGATCGAGCAGGAGCTGGGCGACTGGTGGAGCGCGTTCTACGAAGCCGACGAAACGGTCCGCGCCGAGATGGTGACGGCCATTTCCAGCGGCGGCGCGGCGAGCAAGCGCAAGCGCGCACCACGCCGCGGCACGCGCCATGAGGAAGGCGCCGAAGCCGTGGAAGCCTCGGACGACGACGGCTTCGACGGCGACGAGCTGCATGCCGAAGGCGAACACGAAGGCGACACGGCGGCGGCCCCGAAGCGGCGCCGCCGCGGCCCGCGCCGCAAGCGCGGCGAAGGCGGCGCGCCGGACACGGCCCCGACCACGCCCACCATCGACTGA
- a CDS encoding HAD family hydrolase: MNLALFDLDHTLLPIDSDYEWGQFLCRQGAVDAAAFAHRNDQFFAQYQAGTLDPVEYLEFALGTLATFEPERLAALQQQFMAEVIEPNITPAARALLQRHLDAGDMVAIVTATNHFVTAPIAKAFGVDHLIAAMPEIVDGRITGRLAGKPTQGEGKILHTRAWLEQMGKTLEHFDSVYFYSDSHNDLPLLSIVSHPVATNPNAVLTRHANERGWALLQLFND, from the coding sequence ATGAACCTGGCCCTTTTCGACCTCGACCACACCCTGCTGCCCATCGATTCCGACTACGAGTGGGGGCAATTCCTGTGCCGCCAGGGCGCCGTCGATGCCGCCGCCTTTGCGCATCGCAACGACCAGTTCTTCGCCCAGTACCAGGCCGGCACCCTGGACCCGGTGGAATACCTGGAGTTCGCGCTGGGCACGCTGGCCACGTTCGAACCGGAGCGGCTGGCCGCGCTGCAGCAACAGTTCATGGCCGAGGTGATCGAACCGAACATCACACCCGCGGCACGCGCGCTGCTCCAGCGGCACCTCGATGCCGGCGACATGGTGGCCATCGTCACGGCCACCAATCACTTCGTCACCGCGCCGATCGCGAAAGCGTTCGGCGTCGATCACCTGATCGCGGCAATGCCGGAAATCGTCGATGGCCGCATCACCGGCCGCCTCGCCGGCAAGCCCACGCAGGGCGAGGGCAAGATCCTGCATACCAGGGCATGGCTGGAACAGATGGGGAAAACGCTCGAGCATTTCGACAGCGTGTATTTCTACAGCGACTCGCACAACGACCTGCCGCTGCTGTCGATCGTCTCGCATCCGGTCGCCACCAACCCGAATGCCGTCCTGACCCGCCACGCCAACGAGCGCGGCTGGGCTTTACTCCAACTATTCAATGATTAA
- the hda gene encoding DnaA regulatory inactivator Hda: MKQLVLDLGAEPVHTLESFEVGRNAEVAALMRQFAGRSSREHFAYLWGEVGAGKTHLLRALAATERARYISPFSIESEFVYSPEVDLYLLDDCEKLSPVAQIDAFALFNEIRANGAWMVCSGAVPPAVLPVREDLRTRMGWGLIYQLHGLSDDEKVAALSQAAASRGLTLSPGVLPYLLSHFRRDMRSLSSMLDSLDQYSLETQRPITLPLLREWLQAEKD, from the coding sequence ATGAAACAGCTGGTGCTGGACCTCGGGGCCGAGCCGGTCCACACGCTCGAATCGTTCGAGGTGGGCCGCAATGCCGAGGTGGCGGCGCTGATGCGCCAGTTCGCCGGCCGCAGCTCGCGCGAACATTTCGCTTACCTGTGGGGTGAAGTGGGGGCCGGCAAGACCCACCTGCTGCGCGCCCTGGCCGCCACGGAGCGGGCACGCTACATCTCGCCGTTCTCGATCGAATCCGAATTCGTGTATTCCCCCGAAGTCGACCTGTACCTGCTGGACGATTGCGAAAAGCTGTCGCCGGTGGCGCAGATCGACGCGTTCGCGCTGTTCAACGAGATCCGCGCCAACGGTGCCTGGATGGTGTGCAGCGGCGCCGTGCCGCCGGCCGTGCTGCCGGTGCGCGAGGACTTGCGCACGCGGATGGGCTGGGGCCTGATCTACCAGTTGCACGGCCTGTCGGACGACGAGAAGGTGGCGGCGCTGTCCCAGGCCGCGGCCAGCCGCGGCTTGACGCTGTCGCCGGGCGTGTTACCCTATTTGCTGTCCCATTTCAGGCGCGACATGCGCTCGCTGTCCTCGATGCTGGACTCGCTCGACCAATATTCCCTGGAAACCCAGCGTCCGATCACCCTGCCGCTGCTGCGCGAGTGGCTGCAGGCGGAAAAAGATTGA
- the purM gene encoding phosphoribosylformylglycinamidine cyclo-ligase: protein MSQPSNVSLSYRDAGVDIDAGDALVEAIKPFAKRTLREGVMGGIGGFGALFEISKKYKEPVLVSGTDGVGTKLKLAFELNRHDTVGIDLVAMSVNDILVQGAEPLFFLDYFACGKLDVPTATDVIKGIAQGCEQAGCALIGGETAEMPSMYPAGEYDLAGFAVGAVEKSKLIDGTKIAPGDVVLGLASSGAHSNGYSLVRKIIEVAKPDLDADFHGRKLADVLMAPTRIYVKPLLALMESMEVKGLVHITGGGLVENIPRVLQDHLTAELDGKSWTMPPLFQWLQQHGGVADAEMHRVFNCGIGMTVIVSADNADAAIAQLTAAGETVSRIGTIRARAEGEHQTIVV from the coding sequence ATGAGCCAACCTTCCAACGTATCCCTGTCCTACCGTGACGCAGGCGTCGACATCGACGCAGGCGATGCCTTAGTCGAAGCGATCAAGCCCTTCGCCAAGCGCACCCTGCGCGAAGGCGTGATGGGTGGCATCGGCGGTTTCGGCGCGCTGTTCGAGATCAGCAAGAAGTACAAGGAACCGGTGCTGGTGTCCGGCACGGATGGCGTGGGCACCAAGCTGAAGCTGGCCTTCGAACTGAACCGCCACGACACGGTCGGCATCGACCTGGTGGCGATGAGCGTCAACGATATCCTGGTGCAGGGCGCCGAGCCGCTGTTCTTCCTCGACTATTTCGCCTGCGGCAAGCTGGACGTGCCCACCGCGACCGACGTCATCAAGGGCATCGCGCAAGGCTGCGAACAGGCCGGCTGCGCGCTGATCGGCGGTGAAACGGCCGAGATGCCGAGCATGTACCCGGCCGGCGAATACGACCTGGCCGGCTTCGCCGTGGGCGCCGTGGAAAAGTCCAAGCTGATCGACGGCACCAAGATCGCCCCGGGCGACGTGGTGCTGGGCCTGGCATCGTCCGGCGCGCACTCGAACGGTTACTCGCTGGTGCGCAAGATCATCGAAGTGGCCAAGCCGGACCTGGACGCCGACTTCCACGGCCGCAAGCTGGCCGACGTGCTGATGGCGCCGACCCGCATCTACGTGAAACCGCTGCTGGCGCTGATGGAATCGATGGAAGTGAAGGGCCTGGTGCACATCACCGGCGGCGGCCTGGTGGAAAACATCCCGCGCGTGCTGCAGGATCACCTGACGGCCGAACTGGATGGCAAGTCGTGGACGATGCCGCCGCTGTTCCAGTGGCTGCAGCAGCACGGCGGCGTGGCCGACGCCGAGATGCACCGCGTGTTCAACTGCGGCATCGGCATGACCGTGATCGTCTCCGCCGACAATGCGGATGCCGCGATCGCCCAGCTGACCGCCGCCGGCGAGACCGTGTCGCGCATCGGTACCATCCGCGCCCGTGCCGAGGGCGAGCACCAGACGATCGTGGTGTAA
- the mntA gene encoding type VII toxin-antitoxin system MntA family adenylyltransferase antitoxin: protein MNARLPEERIVAFLQAELAGLLGVWLFGSQANGHAGDHSDVDLAVLVAGKADPLQLWEIGQKLAAVADREVDLLDLRAASTVMQYQVITEGRLLWQRDAQGILYESAILSDKTELDTARAGLLADIRREGKVYGNSGT, encoded by the coding sequence ATGAATGCCCGCCTGCCGGAAGAGCGCATCGTCGCCTTTTTGCAGGCGGAACTGGCCGGGCTTCTCGGTGTGTGGCTGTTCGGCAGCCAGGCAAACGGCCACGCAGGCGATCACAGTGATGTCGATCTCGCCGTGCTCGTCGCGGGTAAAGCCGATCCTTTGCAGCTGTGGGAGATCGGCCAGAAACTGGCAGCGGTGGCAGACCGGGAAGTGGACCTGCTGGATCTGCGGGCCGCATCGACGGTCATGCAGTACCAGGTGATCACGGAAGGTCGCCTGCTGTGGCAGCGGGATGCGCAAGGCATCCTGTACGAGAGCGCAATCCTCAGCGACAAGACGGAACTCGATACGGCGCGCGCCGGCCTGCTGGCGGACATCCGCCGCGAAGGAAAAGTGTATGGCAACTCCGGGACCTGA
- the hepT gene encoding type VII toxin-antitoxin system HepT family RNase toxin — protein MATPGPDDVILNKAATIERCVARARDEYAKDPTTFATDFTRQDAAILNIQRACEAALDCGQHVIRRERLGIPQSSRDVFRLLADGGWIDPALSGGMQRMVGFRNIAVHDYQTLQLPITVAIIRDHLDDFLAFSSQMLSHSSAG, from the coding sequence ATGGCAACTCCGGGACCTGATGACGTCATCCTGAACAAGGCTGCAACGATCGAGCGTTGCGTGGCGCGTGCGCGTGACGAATATGCAAAGGACCCGACCACGTTCGCTACGGACTTCACCCGCCAGGATGCGGCGATCCTGAACATCCAGCGTGCATGTGAAGCCGCACTGGATTGTGGCCAGCACGTGATCCGCCGCGAGCGGCTCGGCATTCCGCAGAGCTCGCGCGACGTGTTCCGCTTGCTGGCCGACGGCGGCTGGATCGATCCGGCATTGTCGGGCGGGATGCAGAGGATGGTCGGCTTCCGCAATATCGCGGTACACGACTATCAGACGCTGCAACTGCCGATCACGGTGGCGATCATCCGGGATCATCTCGACGATTTCCTCGCCTTCTCCAGCCAGATGCTGAGCCATTCTTCCGCCGGCTGA
- a CDS encoding 6-phosphofructokinase, whose product MGSGKILVAQGGGPTAVINQSLVGVALEARRFRDVTRVYGALHGVRGIVDEQFVDLTQETSHNLELVAATPSSALGSTRDKPDVKYCAEIFNVLRAHEIEHFFYIGGNDSSDTVRIVSEQARTAGYPLRAIHIPKTIDNDLVGSDHTPGFPSAARFVAQAFAGANLDNASLPGVYVGVVMGRHAGFLTAASALGKKFPDDGPHLIYLPERTFSIEAFLADVKATYERHGRCVIAVSEGIHDASGEPIATLLAKDVERDAHGNVQLSGTGALADLLCDEIKAKLGIKRVRGDTFGYLQRSFIGCVSDVDQREAREVGEKAVQYAFWGDRDGSVAIRRTGFYSADYALLPLSDVAGKTRTMEDEFIAPSGTDVTDAFRLYLRPLLGSGMPDAFRLRCARVAKILKP is encoded by the coding sequence ATGGGCTCCGGCAAAATTCTGGTGGCACAGGGAGGCGGCCCCACCGCCGTCATCAACCAGTCGCTGGTGGGCGTGGCGCTGGAAGCGCGGCGCTTCCGCGACGTGACGCGGGTGTATGGCGCGCTGCACGGCGTGCGCGGCATCGTCGACGAACAGTTCGTCGACCTCACGCAGGAAACCAGCCATAACCTGGAACTGGTGGCGGCCACGCCATCGTCCGCGCTCGGTTCCACGCGCGACAAGCCGGATGTGAAGTATTGCGCCGAGATCTTCAACGTGCTGCGCGCGCACGAGATCGAGCATTTCTTCTACATCGGCGGCAACGATTCCTCCGACACCGTGCGGATCGTCAGCGAACAGGCGCGCACTGCCGGCTACCCGCTGCGGGCGATCCACATCCCGAAAACCATCGACAACGACCTGGTGGGCAGCGACCACACGCCCGGGTTCCCGTCCGCCGCGCGCTTCGTGGCGCAGGCTTTCGCGGGCGCCAACCTCGACAACGCATCGCTGCCCGGCGTGTATGTCGGCGTGGTGATGGGCCGGCATGCCGGCTTCCTCACGGCCGCCTCGGCGCTGGGCAAGAAATTCCCCGATGACGGGCCGCACCTGATCTACCTGCCCGAGCGCACGTTCTCGATCGAAGCGTTCCTGGCGGACGTGAAGGCAACGTACGAGCGGCACGGCCGCTGCGTGATCGCGGTCTCGGAAGGCATCCACGACGCCAGCGGCGAGCCGATCGCCACGCTGCTGGCCAAGGATGTGGAACGGGATGCGCACGGCAACGTGCAACTGTCCGGCACCGGCGCGCTGGCCGACCTGCTGTGCGACGAGATCAAGGCGAAGCTCGGGATCAAGCGGGTGCGCGGCGATACCTTCGGCTACCTGCAGCGCTCGTTCATCGGCTGCGTGTCGGACGTCGACCAGCGCGAAGCGCGCGAGGTGGGCGAAAAGGCCGTGCAATACGCGTTCTGGGGCGACCGCGACGGCTCCGTGGCAATCCGCCGCACCGGCTTCTATTCGGCCGACTACGCGCTGCTGCCGCTGTCCGATGTGGCGGGCAAGACGCGCACGATGGAAGACGAATTCATCGCCCCTTCCGGCACCGACGTCACCGACGCGTTCCGGCTGTACCTGCGGCCTTTGCTGGGGTCGGGCATGCCGGATGCGTTCCGGCTGCGCTGCGCGCGGGTGGCGAAGATCCTGAAACCATAA